A part of Miscanthus floridulus cultivar M001 chromosome 6, ASM1932011v1, whole genome shotgun sequence genomic DNA contains:
- the LOC136461727 gene encoding uncharacterized protein: MSETDKMQAVAVEMAKKIAEELMSTQVKLFQDEMKKMQDEMSKLKEELSKKVDDAISGKNDISDKNEANKDAASDIGAGEHAHGKGIYSHMSFDYGQIMKSSTLHTPSVNIGKPPHFDGTRYTDWSYKMKMHLIAARLWEVVDVGVMIPTDEDREITPEEVHNLHQNAQAVALLVSSLAPDEFRKVNGMESAKQIWDTLKVSFEGDISVRKGNIELLHGELERFVFLQNETTQSMFDRLMALVNRIRALGSNEWDDNKVARKMLRTYRAKNNMLASVIMERPGYDEMTPQEVLSKLKHHECLDEDAINAHNQNPNAIGFNKSVALKATQQHEGQVSSQEKKKKVKDDSSSGEEDSDAEVAFVIRNLRKFMKKKSNRKTYGDGKRRFKKRFCYGCGQVGHFIADCPNEKRKHKHDKDEDKKNKSKKRGEAHIGEEWESSDSNSSDDEKKKKGAANIAIHHSSSPTMIFPYSTSPPKLFANLSSSPRLFSNLIDNDYYTPTCLMAKGEKE; this comes from the exons atgtcggagaccgacaagatgcaagccgttgccgtcgaaatggccaagaaaatagctgaagagttgatgagtactcaagtcaagctctttcaagatgaaatgaaaaagatgcaagatgagatgagcaagttgaaggaagaattgagcaagaaggttgatgatgcaataagtggcaagaatgatattagtgacaagaatgaagcaaataaagatgccgctagtgatattggagccggtgagcatgctcatggaaaaggaatatattcacacatgagttttgactatggacaaatcatgaaaaGTTCAACACTCCATACTCCGtccgtcaatattggcaagccacctcactttgatggaacaagatacaccgattggtcttacaagatgaagatgcatctaatagccgcaagactttgggaagttgtggatgttggtgtgatgattcctaccgatgaagatagagagataactccggaagaagtgcacaaccttcatcaaaatgcacaagccgtagcattgcttgtgtcaagcttagctccggatgagtttagaaaagtaaatggaatggaaagtgcaaagcaaatttgggatactttgaaagtatcatttgaaggagatataagtgtgaggaaaggcaacatagagttacttcatggtgaattggaaagatttgtattcttgcaaaatgaaacaacacaatccatgtttgataggctcatggcattggtcaaccgcataagagctcttggtagcaacgaatgggatgacaacaaagttgctagaaagatgttgagaacctatagagccaagaacaacatgctagcgtccgtgatcatggaaaggcccggttatgatgagatgacacctcaagaagttctttcaaagctcaagcatcatgagtgtctagatgaagatgcaatcaatgctcacaatcaaaatcctaatgcaataggattcaacaagagtgtcgcccttaaagcaactcaacaacatgaaggtcaagtttcaagtcaagaaaagaagaagaaagtgaaggatgattcctcaagtggagaagaagattccgatgcggaggttgcatttgtgattagaaatcttagaaagtttatgaagaagaaaagcaatcgcaagacctatggtgatggtaagagaaggttcaaaaagagattttgctatggatgtggtcaagttggtcacttcatagccgattgtcctaatgagaaaaggaagcacaagcatgacaaggatgaagacaagaagaacaaaagcaagaagagaggtgaagctcatattggggaagaatgggagtcaagtgatagtaactcaagtgatgatgagaagaagaagaagggagccgcaaacatcgctatccaccactcttcttcaccgaccatgatcttcccctactcaacttcaccaccaaagctcttcgccaacctatcttcatcaccgaggctcttctccaacctcatcgacaacgactactacactccaacttgtctcatggcaaaaggggagaag gaataa